The following nucleotide sequence is from Chloroflexota bacterium.
ATATTCTGGATGTCCCGCGGTGTGGCTGCCCCACTGACGAAAATTTTTCACATCTTCCAATGTCAACGGATACCCTGTAGCGTGCAGCAATGCGTAGAGCAGCGCGGATCCGTGCCCGGCAGAGAGTACAAATCGGTCTCGGTCGGGCCAAACGGGCGAGTTGGGATTATGCTTGAGAAAGCGTGTGTACAAAACAGTAACAATATCGGCGACGCCAAGCGGCAGACCAGGGTGCCCCGAGTTGGCCTGTTGTACAGCATCGACAGCTAACATGCGCAGCGTGGTAGCGCAAAGTTGGTCGGTTTGATCGTATGGCTTGGATGTTTGGTTCATGAGGTACTCCCAGTAATCTCGGAAACTTTTCGCGAATGTGGTGTCGTCAAATTACACGGTGCTGCGCTGAGCGAGATGGCGATGTTCTTCTCGCAGCTCTTCGCGTGCTAAAAGCATGTGATATACAATCATCAATTGGGTTAGCGCCAGCGGGTGTGAAATTCGGGTTTCTGTGCCATCGGTATAGGCACCATATTGATCAGGACACAATTCTTTGAGTTTGGCTGAACGCTCTTGAAGCCGCGTCCAGATCAGCTCTTCGACTTCGGTGGCTTTTTGATCCGGAATTTTACCGCTGATATCAAGCGCTTCAATCAGCCAATCATCCTGGCGCTGGTAGCTGGTGCAAATGCTGCTGTTTTTTTCATTTTCATCGCAATCCACCAACTCCGACAGATTGGGATGCGGGAGCGTGGGGCGCAGCATCAACTGCACGTTGAGGTGTTCGCCAATTTCCTCTTCTTGTCCAACTGGACGATGAAATTTGACCAGAATATCGGCATCGCCCATTTGGGGTTGGATGAAATTTCGCGAGTCGTTGACGCGTTTTTCGAGGGAAGACCGTACTTGCTCGGGGGTGTAGCCACGTTTCATGGTGTCTCGCTTGATCTTCCATTGGACGCGCAGCTCCTCCTCGGGGGCAAGATAAACCTTTACATCGAAGTTGCGCCTCAGGCCGCGGTTATGCAGCCCCAGCAATCCCTCGGCGATGATG
It contains:
- a CDS encoding phosphoribulokinase, with amino-acid sequence MPYQKTILLGVVGDSAAGKTTISAGIARILGENRVTVICTDDYHRYNRAQRKEMGISALDPACNYMDIMEQDLDNLRRGHAILKPIYNHSTGDFDPPEYIEPTEFIIAEGLLGLHNRGLRRNFDVKVYLAPEEELRVQWKIKRDTMKRGYTPEQVRSSLEKRVNDSRNFIQPQMGDADILVKFHRPVGQEEEIGEHLNVQLMLRPTLPHPNLSELVDCDENEKNSSICTSYQRQDDWLIEALDISGKIPDQKATEVEELIWTRLQERSAKLKELCPDQYGAYTDGTETRISHPLALTQLMIVYHMLLAREELREEHRHLAQRSTV